Proteins from a single region of Bos indicus isolate NIAB-ARS_2022 breed Sahiwal x Tharparkar chromosome 6, NIAB-ARS_B.indTharparkar_mat_pri_1.0, whole genome shotgun sequence:
- the SMIM43 gene encoding small integral membrane protein 43, whose translation MEWELNFLLYLALFFFLLFLLFLLLFVVIKQLKNSVANTAGALQPGRLSLHREPWGFSREQAV comes from the coding sequence ATGGAGTGGGAGCTCAACTTTCTGCTCTACCTGGCGCTCTTCTTCTTTCTGCTCTTCTtacttttcctcctgctcttcgTGGTCATCAAACAGCTGAAGAACTCGGTGGCCAATACGGCCGGGGCGCTCCAGCCCGGGCGCCTCTCCCTGCACCGGGAGCCCTGGGGCTTCTCCCGCGAGCAAGCGGTGTGA